In one Halorubrum sp. CBA1229 genomic region, the following are encoded:
- a CDS encoding SipW-dependent-type signal peptide-containing protein: MSEKNAFELSRRKALASLGAVGVASAGAGVGTSAYFSDQEDFSDNTIQAGEFGVNIEFNEAASSIDQGGIGPDELGDWYNLDENQVMTSLSIADAKPGDTYDPCWDITTEHNPGFVQLEGEEVSDEDGSDADIDPNEISDIADDSDFESLGESENVTAIVSFGNYDDTSGEFMVTNESQEFVGLTALFDALQSGWPLVDDSGDPVQIDPGDVLTLCIKIAISPDAGNELQGASHESNVGFYAEQARHNDEFGN, encoded by the coding sequence ATGAGCGAAAAAAACGCGTTCGAACTGTCGCGTCGAAAGGCGCTCGCGAGCCTCGGAGCGGTCGGCGTCGCGTCCGCCGGTGCCGGGGTCGGCACGAGCGCCTACTTCAGCGACCAAGAGGACTTCTCAGACAACACGATTCAGGCGGGCGAGTTCGGGGTGAATATCGAGTTCAACGAGGCAGCGAGTTCCATCGACCAGGGGGGGATCGGTCCGGACGAACTCGGTGACTGGTACAATCTCGACGAGAATCAAGTCATGACGTCGCTCTCGATCGCGGACGCGAAACCGGGAGACACCTACGACCCGTGCTGGGACATCACGACCGAGCACAACCCCGGTTTCGTCCAACTCGAGGGCGAGGAGGTGTCCGACGAAGACGGTAGTGACGCCGACATCGATCCGAACGAGATCAGCGACATCGCTGACGACTCCGATTTCGAGTCGCTCGGCGAGTCCGAGAACGTCACCGCCATCGTCTCGTTCGGCAATTACGACGATACCAGTGGCGAGTTCATGGTGACCAACGAAAGTCAGGAGTTCGTCGGACTGACCGCGCTGTTCGATGCGCTCCAATCGGGGTGGCCGCTCGTCGACGACTCCGGAGACCCGGTCCAGATCGATCCCGGGGACGTCCTCACGCTCTGTATCAAGATCGCGATCTCGCCCGACGCCGGCAACGAGCTGCAGGGCG